In Bos taurus isolate L1 Dominette 01449 registration number 42190680 breed Hereford chromosome 11, ARS-UCD2.0, whole genome shotgun sequence, one DNA window encodes the following:
- the EMILIN1 gene encoding EMILIN-1 precursor, whose amino-acid sequence MAPGTLWSCYLCCLLATAVGAASYPPRGYSLYTGSGGALSSGGTQAQSAPRPASRHRNWCAYVVTRTVSCVLEDGVETFIKPDYQPCGWGQPQCSRSIMYRSFLRPRYRVAYKTVTDMEWRCCQGYGGDDCAEGPAPALGPAPTTPRPRPQPARPNLSGSSAGSHLSGLGGEGPGESEKVQQLEEQVQSLTKELQGLRGVLQGLSGRLTEDVQRAVETAFNGRQQPADAAARPGVHETLNEIQQQLQLLDNRVSTHDQELGHLNNHHSGGGSSRAPDPTPAPPGRSEELLRELEQRLQESCSVCLAGLDGFRRQQQQDRERLRALEKLLASVEERQRHLTGQALGRWAPQECCPPELGRRLAELERRLDVVAGSVTVLSGRRGTHLGGASGQGGHPPGYTSLASRLSRLEDRFNSTLGPSEEQEEGWPGRPGGLGHWLPAARGKLEKLEGRLTNVSGELGGRLNQLEEQVAGAVQACGQLCSGAPGEQDSQVREILSALERRVLDSEGQLRLVGSDLHKLGAAGEAQQAALEQLQGAVGLLHGRVDALGETAAEFALQLNLTAARLGQLEGLLQARGEEGCGACGGVQEELGRLRDGVERCSCPLLPPRGPGAGPGVGGPSRGPLDGFSVFGGSSGSALQALQGELSEVILTFSSLNDSLHELQTTVEGQGADLADLGATKDRIISEINRLQQEATEHATESEERFRGLEEGQAQAGQCPSLEGRLGRLEGVCERLDTVAGGLQGLREGLSRHVAGLWAGLRETNSTSQTQAALLEKLLEGQAGLGKRLGALNSSLLLLEDQLHQFSLKDLTGPAGEAGPPGPPGMQGPPGPAGPPGPPGKDGQKGPMGPPGPQGEQGPEGAPAASVPRVAFSAALSLPRSEPGTVPFDRVLLNDGGYYDPETGVFTAPLAGRYLLSAVLTGHRHEKVEAVLSRSNLGVARIDSGGYEPEGLENKPVAESQPSPGALGVFSLILPLQVGDTVCIDLVMGQLAHSEEPLTIFSGALLYGDLELEQA is encoded by the exons ATGGCCCCCGGAACCCTCTGGAGCTGCTACCTCTGCTGCCTGCTAGCCACCGCCGTGGGGGCAGCAAGCTACCCTCCTCGCGGCTACAGCCTCTACACTGGGAGTGGCGGGGCCCTCAGCTCTGGGGGCACCCAGGCCCAGAGTGCCCCCCGACCTGCCAGCCGCCACAG GAACTGGTGTGCCTATGTGGTGACCCGGACAGTGAGCTGTGTCCTTGAGGATGGAGTGGAGACCTTCATCAAGCCTGACTACCAGCCCTGTGGCTGGGGCCAGCCCCAGTGTTCCCGCAGCATCAT gtACCGCAGCTTCCTCCGCCCTCGCTACCGCGTGGCCTACAAAACGGTGACAGATATGGAATGGAGGTGCTGCCAGGGGTACGGGGGCGATGACTGTGCAGAGGGCCCTGCCCCGGCGCTGGGCCCTGCACCCACCACCCCGCGGCCCCGGCCCCAGCCCGCCCGCCCCAACCTCTCCGGCTCCAGTGCAGGCAGCCACCTGAGTGGGCTGGGAGGGGAAG GTCCTGGGGAGTCCGAGAAAGTCCAGCAGCTGGAAGAGCAGGTGCAGAGCCTGACAAAGGAGCTTCAGGGCCTTCGGGGTGTCCTGCAGGGACTGAGCGGGCGCCTGACCGAAGACGTCCAGAGGGCTGTGGAGACGGCCTTTAACGGGAGGCAACAGCCGGCAGATGCAGCGGCCCGCCCGGGTGTGCACGAAACCCTCAATGAGATCCAGCAGCAGCTGCAACTCCTGGACAACCGTGTCTCCACCCATGACCAGGAGCTGGGCCATCTGAACAACCATCACAGCGGTGGCGGCAGCAGCAGGGCTCCGGATCCCACCCCGGCCCCTCCTGGCCGCAGTGAGGAGCTGCTGCGGGAGCTGGAGCAGCGGCTGCAGGAGTCGTGCTCCGTGTGCCTGGCGGGGCTGGATGGCTTTCGAcgacagcagcagcaagacagggAGCGGCTGCGAGCGCTGGAGAAGCTGCTGGCCTCTGTGGAGGAGCGGCAGCGTCACCTCACGGGGCAAGCCCTGGGCCGCTGGGCCCCTCAGGAATGCTGCCCTCCAGAGCTGGGCCGGCGACTGGCCGAGCTGGAGCGGAGGCTGGATGTTGTGGCTGGCTCGGTGACAGTGCTGAGTGGGCGGCGAGGCACCCACCTGGGAGGAGCATCTGGGCAGGGTGGCCACCCACCAGGCTACACCAGCTTAGCATCCCGCCTGTCCCGCCTGGAGGACCGATTCAACTCTACCTTGGGCCCCTCGGAGGAACAGGAGGAGGGCTGGCCGGGGCGTCCTGGGGGGCTGGGCCACTGGCTGCCTGCTGCCCGAGGAAAACTAGAGAAGCTGGAGGGGCGGCTGACCAATGTGAGCGGGGAGCTAGGGGGGCGGCTGAATCAGCTGGAAGAGCAGGTGGCAGGGGCAGTGCAGGCATGTGGGCAGCTCTGCTCTGGGGCCCCTGGGGAGCAGGACTCCCAGGTCAGGGAGATCCTCAGTGCCTTGGAGCGCAGGGTGCTGGACAGTGAGGGGCAGCTGAGGCTGGTGGGTTCAGACCTGCACAAGCTGGGAGCAGCTGGGGAGGCCCAGCAGGCCGCGCTGGAGCAACTGCAAGGGGCGGTGGGCCTACTCCATGGTCGCGTCGATGCATTGGGCGAAACAGCTGCAGAGTTCGCACTGCAGCTGAATCTCACAGCTGCACGGCTGGGCCAACTGGAGGGGCTGCTGCAGGCCCGTGGGGAGGAGGGTTGCGGTGCCTGCGGAGGTGTACAAGAGGAACTCGGCCGCCTGCGGGATGGTGTGGAGCGCTGCTCCTGCCCGCTGTTACCCCCCCGGGGCCCTGGGGCCGGCCCTGGGGTTGGGGGACCGAGCCGTGGGCCGCTGGATGGCTTCAGTGTGTTCGGGGGCAGCTCAGGCTCAGCCCTCCAAGCCCTGCAAGGAGAGCTCTCTGAGGTCATTCTCACCTTCAGCTCCCTCAATGACTCGCTGCATGAGCTGCAGACCACCGTGGAGGGCCAGGGTGCTGATCTGGCTGACCTGGGAGCCACCAAGGACCGCATCATCTCTGAGATCAATAGACTGCAACAGGAGGCCACAGAGCACGCCACAGAAAGTGAGGAGCGCTTCCGAGGCCTGGAGGAGGGACAGGCACAGGCCGGCCAGTGCCCCAGCCTAGAGGGCCGATTGGGCCGCCTGGAGGGAGTCTGTGAGCGGCTGGACACGGTGGCCGGGGGACTGCAGGGCCTGCGTGAAGGCCTTTCCAGACATGTGGCTGGGCTCTGGGCTGGACTACGGGAAACCAACAGCACCAGCCAGACACAGGCAGCCTTGCTGGAGAAGCTGCTGGAGGGGCAGGCCGGCTTGGGCAAGCGGCTGGGTGCCCTTAAtagctccctgctgctgctggaggACCAGCTTCACCAGTTCAGCCTGAAGGACCTCACCG GGCCTGCAGGTGAAGCTGGGCCACCAGGGCCTCCTGGGATGCAGGGACCCCCTGGCCCTGCTGGGCCTCCAGGACCTCCAGGCAAGGATGGACAAAAGGGGCCCATGGGGCCACCAG GTCCCCAAGGTGAACAGG gacccGAGGGGGCACCAGCAGCCTCTGTGCCCCGGGTAGCCTTTTCAGCTGCCCTGAGCTTGCCACGGTCTGAACCAGGCACGGTGCCCTTTGACAGAGTCCTGCTCAACGATGGGGGCTACTATGATCCAGAGACTG GCGTGTTCACGGCGCCACTGGCCGGGCGCTACTTGCTGAGCGCGGTGCTCACGGGGCACCGGCACGAGAAGGTGGAGGCTGTACTGTCCCGCTCCAACCTGGGCGTGGCGCGCATAGACTCCGGTGGCTACGAGCCGGAGGGCCTGGAGAATAAGCCGGTGGCCGAgagccagcccagcccaggcGCCCTAGGTGTGTTCAGCCTCATCCTGCCGCTGCAGGTCGGGGACACGGTCTGCATCGACCTGGTCATGGGGCAGCTGGCGCACTCGGAGGAACCGCTCACCATTTTCAGCGGAGCCCTGCTCTACGGAGACCTGGAGCTCGAACAGGCGTAG
- the OST4 gene encoding dolichyl-diphosphooligosaccharide--protein glycosyltransferase subunit 4, translating into MITDVQLAIFANMLGVSLFLLVVLYHYVAVNNPKKQE; encoded by the coding sequence ATGATCACGGACGTGCAGCTCGCCATCTTCGCCAACATGCTGGGCGTGTCGCTCTTCCTACTTGTCGTTCTCTATCACTACGTGGCCGTCAACAATCCCAAGAAGCAGGAATGA